The region CCAGCTCCATCCGCGATGTCGATCACAGCCTGAACCGTTTCCTCTCTGTACTGCGCAGCCTGTCGCCGTCCCGGACCAAAGATCCGGTCATTGCTCTACTGACTCCGGGGGAATACAATTCGGCTTATTATGAACATGCTTTTCTGGCGCAGCAGATGGGAATTCATCTTGTTGAGGGCCGCGACCTGGTTGCACAGGACCACAAAATCTACCTGAAGGTGATGAACGGGCTGCGCAAGGTCGATGTGCTGTACCGCCGGCTGGATGATGATTTCATTGATCCGCTTGCTTTTCAGCCCAGCTCGCTGCTTGGGGTTGCAGGTCTGATGAATGCCTACCGGGCAGGAAATATCGCGATTGCCAATGCGCCGGGAACCGGGGTAGCTGATGACAAGGCCATGTATGTATATGTACCGGATATGATCCGCTATTACCTTAATGAAGAGCCGATTCTGAGTAATGTGCCGACCTATCTGCTGTCACGGCCGCAAGAGCGCCAGTATGTGCTGGATCATCTGTCTGAAATGGTGGTGAAGGAGACGTCTCTCTCCGGGGGCTACGGCATGCTGATCGGAAGTGAGGCCACGAAGGACGAGATCATAGACTTCCGGCTCAAAATACTGGCAGAACCCGAGCGTTACATCGCTCAGCCGATTATGTCACTGTCCCGTGCGCCGGTCATGTCAGAAGGCAGTATGGCTCCGCGCCATATTGATCTGAGAGCCTTTGTGCTGATGGGGGCTGACCGCAAGCCGCATGTCATTCCAGGGGGGCTGACCCGGGTGGCGATGCGTGAAGGCTCGCTGGTTGTGAACTCCTCCCAAGGCGGCGGAGTGAAGGATACCTGGGTAATGGCCTAGAGACTTTTCTAAGGTAAAGGGGGGGCTAGAATGCTGAATCGCAATGCGGAGGCTCTATTCTGGATCGGCCGATATATTGAAAGGGCTGAGAATCACGCCCGGCTGATCGACGTGCATTACCATATCCAGCAGGAAAAGGATTTCCAGGAAGAGGGGCATAAGTGGTCTCGCCTGATTGACGCGCTTGGGGTGCGAAGCGAATATTTGCAGCAGTTTGAGAGCTTCAACGAGCAGGATGTATTGTCCTTCATCACACTGGATATGGGGAATACCAACTCCCTATTCTCCTGTGTGCATCAAGCTAGGAACAATCTGCGCACCCTGCGCCAGCATCTGCCGAGTGAGCTGTGGGATATAGTCAACGGCTTCAACCTGTGGCTGGGGGAGCAGTCGGTAGCGGATATCATGCGCAGTCCCCATCAATTCTATCAGCAGGTTAAGGAACGGGCGGCGATGTTCCTCGGTGCGGAGCAATCGGTGATGCTGCGGGGCAATGAATGGCATTTCATCGAGAGCGGCCGGTTTCTGGAGCGGGCAGAGAATACGACCCGTATCCTGCAGACCGTCACGGTATCCTGCAAGTCGAAGGATATCAGCTCGATCTATACCCAGCTTCAGGCCGTGCTGAAATCGGTAAGCGGCTATCAATCCTTCCGCCGGTATTATGCGGATGATATGTCGCCGGAGTGTATTCTTGAATTCCTGATCGTGAACCCGTTCTTTCCCCGTTCGATCCGCTTCTCGTTCCACAAGCTGGAGGAGCATCTGGCCAAGCTGGAGCTGGACACGGCAGAGAAGGGCTCGGGGCATGAGAAGGTGATCCGGCAGGCGGGCAAGATCAAGGCGGAGCTGGATTATATGGAGAAGGATGAGATGTCCGGGGACCTGGCCCTGGATGTGCTGGATTCACTCATGATATCCTGTCAGAGGCTCGGCAGAACGATGGACGGTGCTTTTTTTCGCCGTGAAGGAGTCTCGGTATGAAAATACAAATCAATCACACAACCACCTACAGCTACCCCGAGCCGGTGACGGACAGTGTCAATGAGATCCGGCTGACGCCGCGCACGAACTACCGGCAATCCTGCTATCACCATGAAGTAGAGGTGCATCCGGCGGCCGATCTGCTAACGTATGAGGATTTCTTCGGCAACCGGGTCCATGCCTATTCGGTGAATAAGCCGCATACGGAAATGGTGATCCACACCAAAGCTACCGTGGTCACGCTCGACAAGGCGCAAGGCACGGATCTGCCGCATATCCCGCTGGAGGAGCAGGTGAAGCTGCTGAATGACGAGAAGTTTCAGAACCGGTATATAGAGTTTATTCTGCCTACCCGGTACACCGAGGTGACGCCGGAGCTGGTGGAATTCGCGTCGCAGCATCCTTTTGAGGAAGCCGAGGATATGTATGAATGGACTCGGAAGCTGTCGTCCACGATCTATGAGCAGTTTACGTACGATCCTGAGGCGACTAGCGTCAATACTACAGTGAAAAGAGCACTGATGCTCAAGCGCGGAGTCTGCCAGGACTATGCGCATCTGATGATTGCGGTCTGCCGCAGTGTCGGCTTGCCCTCGCGTTATGTGAGCGGGTACCATTTTGTCGGGGATTTGCAAGGGGGCAACGCTAACTTCGAACAGGCCTCCCATGCCTGGGTGGAGACGCATATTCCGGGTACGGGCTGGCTGGGCTTCGATCCGACCAATAATGTTGAAGTGAACTGGCGGTACATCAAGCTTGGCCATGGACGGGATTATAAGGATATTGTTCCGGTTAAAGGCGTATACCGCGGAGCAGCAGGCACGCTTACGGTTAAAGTGGATGTCCGGCAGCTGGAGAATTGAATACGTAGAGGAGACCCCGCAGATGTGGGTTCTTTGCTGTTGCCGGTAAGCTGCACGCTATGCCCGGTTAGCGGATGTGCTGTGCATGTTGCACGAGGTTTGTGCAATTTTTTGCATAATCTGATTATAATCGAGCATCAATTGGGTAATCTTGAAACAGAGCCATTATCAGCAGAATGGTATTCATGGAAGGAGAGTGTACATATGAGCCCCAATATAGCAAAAAAGCAACGTTTTCAAGGGAAAACAGCCATCATTACAGGTGCGGGCTCGGGAATCGGCAGAGCGGCAGCGATCCAGCTGGCACGTGAAGGCGCGAATGTCGCCTTGTTCGATCTGGTGAACGAACGTACCTCTATCCTGGAGCAGAAGCTGAACAAGCTGCGCAAGGACTGTGCCTTAGCCATTGATGTGGATACTTCGGATGCCGGCCGGATGGAGGAAGCGGTGCGCAGAACCGTGGAGCATTTCGGAGGTCTGGATATTGTGTTCGCCAATGCAGGCATTAACGGAGTGGTCGGTCCGATTGAGGAGCTGAGCGTAACTGATTGGGAGAAGACCCTGTCGGTCAACCTCACAGGCACCTTTCTGACGCTGAAATACAGCATTCCTCATCTGAAGGAGAAGGGTAAAGGCAGCATTATTATTACCAGCTCGATCAACGGCAACAGCAGATTTACCAGCTTCGGCTGGTCACCATATAGTACTACTAAGGCTGGTCAGGTTGCTTTTGCCAAGATGGCTGCACTGGAGCTGGCTAAGTTTAAAATCCGCGTGAATGTCATTTGTCCGGGAGCGATTGCCACGAATATTGATGAGAGCACGGAGTGGAACGATGAAGTGGAGTCCATTGTCATCCCGATTGAATTCCCGGAGGGAGCACAGCCGCTGGCAGACGGACCGGGTAAACCGGAGAATGTCGCCGATCTGGTCGCCTTCCTCGCCTCGGATGAATCCATTCATATTACCGGCTCGCAGATTGTGATTGACGGTGCGGAGTCGTTGCTGTCTTAAGCATATTCTGCCGCCCGTTTCTGCTATGAGACACTGCCATGATTGGCGGTGTTTTTCTTTTGCGGAAAATGGTCTAATTAGATACTTGTTAAATAACAAACGAAATGATAATATGTCTATATAAAAGCAAACAAAGGATGTGGTGGTCCAGTTGACAGGAGAGAATGAGGCGGTGCGGATATCAGAAAAATTCTGGAATGCGTCCATTGCAGAATTGAAGCAGGGCTATAATGTGGAGACGGAAGAGCGGACGGAAAAGTACCATTGTCTGGTCTGTGGCGCTGCCTTCGAGAAGGGCTTGATCTATCAGGATGCCGGGCAGTATTACGAAGCGGAGAAGTTCGCCGCTCTGCATGTGGACAGGGTTCATGGCGGGATGTTCAATTGGCTGCTGACACTGGACAAGAAGCTGAGCGGGTTGACCGAATTACAAAAGGGGCTGCTGCAGGCCTTCCGCCAAAGTCTTAGCGATGCAGAAGCAGCCAAGGAGCTGGGAATCGGCAGCACCTCTACGGTGCGTAACCACCGGTTCACGCTTCGCGAGAAGGTGAAGCAGGCCAAGCTGTTTTTGGCGGTTATGGAGCTGGCTGAGGAGAAGCCGGGAGCTTCATCGCCTTTTGTCAGTATTCCGCGTACGGCTGTGATGGTCGATGAACGGTTCGCGATTACGGAGCAGGAGAACGCCGAGATTCTGGGCACCTATTTCAAACAAGGGCCGGACGGCCCGTTGTCAGAGTTCCCTAAGCGGCAGAAGCGGAAGGCGGCTATTCTGCGGCATTTGCTGCAGCGTTTTGAGACCGGGCGCAGGTACAGTGAGAAGGAAATCAATGCGGTACTTGAAGCGGCTTACCCCGATTACGTGACGCTCCGGCGGTATCTGATCGATTACGGGCTGCTGGATCGTGAAGAAGACGGAAGCAGCTACTGGGTGAAATTATAACGGAGATAAGAAGGGGAGAGAAGAAATGACGGATAAAACGAGACGCAAGGAACTGGGATATAATTACGCACACTCGCACAGGCCGATGGGGGTATACCGGATTGTGAACACCGGCAATGACAAAATGTTTGTGGGAAGCAGCCTGAATCTGGACGGGGTCTGGAATAAGCATAAGTTCATGCTGGATATCAAAGGCCATGACAACAAGGCGCTGCAGGAAGACTGGAATGAACGCGGTGAAACGGGCTTCCGCTTCGAGGTGCTGGAGCAGATTAAGCCTGAGGAGGATTTCGTCGCGGATGTGCAGGAGCTGAAGAAGTACCGCAAAATGCTGCCGGAGATGGAGAGTAAATGGCTGGAGCAGCTGTCTCCTTACGGGGAGCGCGGCTATCATAAGCAGAAATAGAGGACAGGCGGGGATGGGAACGGAAGGAATTTGATCAGCGGCTGTGGTAAAATGAGGGCAAAGCGGCGGCAGGTAAGCCGGATGTAATAAGAAGAGATGCTCAGCTGCTGATGAAAGGTGCGGTGTGTATGGCTATATTATCTTGGCTTGCAGAACAGAGAATTCAGGAAGCGATGCGCAGCGGAGAGTTTGCCAATCTGCCGGGGCACGGTAAGCCACTGGAGTTGGAGGATCTCTCCGGCGTACCGGAGGAATTGCGGATGTCCTACAAGATTATGAAGAATGCCGGGCTGCTGCCGGAGGAATTGACGCTGCGGGCAGAGTGCGTAACGCTCGAAGAGCTGCTGGTAGCCTGCCACCGCAGCGGCAACAGTACGGCCGGGGAACGCAAGGAGCTGGAGGGTAAGCTCTCCCTGAAGCGGCTGCGCCTTCAGATGCTTTTGCAGGAACGGGGTCTGGAAGGCAATGCTGCCTATGCAGATTACGGGGATGCGGTCGGGCTGCGGCTGGCCGGGGCGGAACGGGATGGCAGGGAGTAGTCAGTGATATGGCAGGGCGACTGGGCGGATGGAAGATAAATGAATAGTGAAAAGATGAATATGATAGTTGAATGGATGGATAGGCGAGCTAGTGAATAGGGGAACAGATGAGTAGACGAGTATTGAAGTAAATATGAGGCCTCCGGTTCATGAAACCGGGGGTTTTTGTGCAAATAGAAGAATTTGTATGTTGCACACGATAACTTATATCCTTCTATTTCTCGCTGAAACGGTACCGTCCTTTAAAAGGACGGCAAAACCGTTTCCACTTGGAAGATTAGTTGGGAGGGGGGAATAGGTGGATTTCCTCCACTTGCTGATGATCGGATTGGCGTTTCGGGAACAGTAATTGGAAAAAGGGAACTTAAATTATCACAGGTTTCTTTTAATGGTCAACCTAACAGCAATAGTTGCCCTTTTTCCACTTGTTTGCCTCTAATCATACGAAATCAACAAACTAAACTACATTTTTCCACGTATTGTTGAAGACTAAATCCTCGCACAGCAGCAATGAACCGCTTGATATCTGGAATGAATTCGCCGATGATAGGGAAATGGAGATTTAACTTAACCTTTAGCAGATGATGGAGAGATGAAATGAAGCAGCTTCCGATTATGCAGGTGCTCCCTGACCTGAAGAGAATTCTGACAGACCGTGCAGCGGCGGTTCTGATTGCTGAGCCTGGGGCGGGGAAGACCACGGCGGTGCCGCCTGCCTTTTTGGAGGAGCCCTGGCTGGCCGGTAAAACTATTCTGATGCTGGAGCCCAGACGCCTCGCCGCCCGTTCGGCCGCTGCTTATATGGCTGCTTGTCTGGGAGAGAGTGTGGGGCAGACCGTAGGTTACCGTATGCGGATGGATACCCGGGTGGGGCGGAATACACGCATTGTTGTAGTGACGGAAGGTGTGCTGACGAGAATGCTCCAGAGCGATCCTTCCTTGGGGGATGTGGGGCTTGTGATCTTTGATGAGTTCCATGAGCGCAGTCTGCATGCGGATCTTGGACTGGCACTGGCGTTTGAAGCGCAGAGTGTGCTGCGCGAGGATCTGCGCATTCTGGTGATGTCGGCGACTCTGGACGGAGACCGCGTAGCTTCTCTGCTGGGGGAAGCGCCAGTCGTGCGTTGCCCGGGCCGCACCTATCCTGTGGATACGATCTATATGCCGGAGGCAAGTAATGTTTCTCCTGAGAAATCCGCAGCCGCCGCTGTCAACCGGGCACTCGCTGAGCAGCCGGGGGATGTGCTTGTTTTTCTGCCCGGGGAGCGGGAGATCCGCCGGACGGAGCAGGAGCTGGCGTCAGGAAGTCTGCCGCCGGGAACGGTAGTGCGGCCGCTCTATGGCCAGTTGCCGCAGCCGCAGCAGGATGCTGCGGTGGCTCCTGCGGTGGACGGCGAACGGAAGGTCGTGCTGGCGACTTCGATTGCCGAGACGAGTCTGACAATCGAAGGGGTACGCTCGGTGATTGACACAGGGCTTCGCCGGACACAGGTATTTTCTGCGCGTACCGGCATGCCGCGCTTAACGACGGTGTCGGTCTCGAAAGCATCGGCCGATCAGCGGCGCGGCAGGGCAGGCCGCACAGCGCCGGGCGTCTGCTACAGGCTGTGGAGCCGGGAGGCGCATGATCATCTGCCGGACGACAATGTCCCGGAGATCATGGAGACTGACTTGGCGCAGCTCGCCCTGGAGCTGGCGCTCTGGGGCGTGCGCGAACCGGGAGCGCTCGCCTGGCTGGACGCGCCGCCTGCCGCGCCTTACGCGCAGGCCACGGCGCTGCTGCGCCAGCTCGGCGCGCTGGACGCCGGCGGCGCCATTACGCCGCACGGCCGCAGCATGGCCGTGCTTGGCGCACACCCGCGCATCGCGCATATGCTGCTGCGCGCGGCAGACCTTGCAGCCGCGCCGCTCGCCGCCAGGCTCGCTGCGCTGCTGCAAGAGCGGGACCTCTTCAAGGGTCCCGCGGCTCTAGACAGCGACCTCACGCTGCGCGTGGAGACGCTGCTCGGGTACGAGCGCTCCGCCAGCAGCGGCGGAGCGGACCCGGCGGCCTTGCGCGCGGTGCAGCGCGAGAGCCGCAGCTTCCTGGCGCAGCTGCAGGCAGCGCCAGGCGAAGGGCCCGGCGACATCAGCCGCAGCGGCCTGCTGCTGTCGTTCGCCTATCCCGACCGCATCGGGCAGGGACGCGGCAATGGCGCGTTCCTGCTGTCCGGCGGCCGGGGGGCGGCGATGCGCGAGGGGCAGCCGCTGGCGCGCTCGCCCTATATCGTGGCGCCCGGCGTGGATGACCGTGCCGGGCAGAGCCGGATTATGCTTGCCGCAGCGCTCTCCGAGCAGGACCTGCTGAAGCATCATGCGGACAGCCTTCTGGAGGAGCGCGAAGTCTACTGGGACAGTGAGAGCGGAAGCGTGAAGGCGCGAAGAGTGACCCGGCTGGGGGTGCTCATTCTGAAGCAGACGACCCATGAGCGGGCTACTCCCGAGGAGACAGAGAGCGTATTGCTGAAGGTGATCGCGGCGGAAGGACTACAGCTGCTGCCTTGGGAGAAAGGGACCACTCAACTGCGGCAACGTATGGAATTCATGCACTCGCTGCGGGCTGACTGGCCCGATATGTCGGATGAGGCATTGACGGATACATTGGACGAATGGCTGGCACCCTTTATGCAAGGGATGCGGAATCTCCGTGACCTGCAGCGGGTGAAGCTGACGCAGGCGCTGGAGGGAATGCTGGACTGGAACAGCCGCCAATTGCTGAACAAGGAGGCGCCGACTCATATTACGGTACCGAGCGGTTCGCGGGTTCCCTTGGATTACAGCAATCCGGGAGCGCCGGTACTGGCAGTCAGGCTGCAGGAGATGTTCGGGCAGACGGATACGCCGAGGATCGGCGGAGGGAAGGTTCCGGTACTGCTGCACCTGCTGTCTCCGGCGAGAAGGCCGATGCAGATTACCTCAGATCTGGCCAGCTTCTGGCAGAACACCTATTTCGAGGTGAAAAAAGATCTGAAAGGCCGTTATCCCAAGCACTACTGGCCGGATAATCCGCTGGAAGCAGTGCCTACCAACCGTACCCGTCCTTCCAAATAGAAGGTGGCGGTAATCAAGTATGATGTAATCGGTGAAGCTTTTCCTGTTTGGGTGTCGCGTGAACGGGTAATACAATAGCGAACAACAATTACGAAGGAGGGCTTCAAGTGACAGAGAAAATTATTGGTGTATTCGATACGGAACAAGAAGCAACCAGAGCAATTGAAAGTTTGCAGAGTCAAGGGTTCACGAACGATGAGATTTCAGTAATTACGAAGGATCGGGATGACCTGAAACACATATCTGAAGATACAGGAACGATGGCGCCTGAAGGCGTTGCTACTGGAGCGGCTACCGGCGGCGTTGTTGGCGGAATTACCGGACTGCTGGCCGGGATCGGTGCGCTGGCCATTCCGGGAATTGGTCCAATCCTTGCTGCAGGCCCAATCGCAGCTACGTTAACAGGGGCTGCCATCGGAGTAGGAGCAGGCGGTCTGGTGGGCGGATTAATCGGACTCGGCATTCCCGAAGATGAGGCCAGAGATTACGAAGGCTACATCGACAGCGGCAAAATCCTCGTCCTCGTCGATGACAACGGCCGCGGAAGAGATATCCATACCGTGTTCCGGGGTAACCGTTCACTCAACTCGGGCCGGTACGACAGCCTGTACCCGGAGGATACCAGAGTCGGCAACTCTTTGGGCAACAGGGGCGCGATGAACGCAGACCGTGATCCAGACCTTTATAACCGGGACAAAATCTAATCTTACAGCGGTTAACCCCCGCTAATATAGCTTCATCCAACAGCTGCCTGGGACAACCCCGGGCAGTTCTTGTGCTGACTGCCTGGTTGTTCTAGCGGATGATTCTCGTCATGATCAGATCCGTTTGCTCCTCGTCACCCATATAGAAAGAGTGAACTCCCGTCTGTACGAAATTCATATTGTTGTAAAAAGAAATCGCGTTCCCGTTTTGTTCCCAAACCCCCAGCCAGAGCTTCCTTTTATTCTTTTCGACTGCAAGTTCCACCGCCTTCTCTATAAGAAGTTTCCCTAGCCCCAGCCTGTGAAAGGGCCTTCTAATATAGATCCGTTCCACTTCGAGCGAGTCCTCGCCCATATTTTCAGATTGGGCATCCTCAGCGTTAACCTTCAGGTACCCGGCAATTTCTTCATTATAATAGATGAAGTAAAATTCAGTATTGCGGTTGGTGCATTCTTTTTTTAACTGCTCTGTATGAAATGCTTTTTTGATATAAGCTTCTATAGCTTCTGGTGAATTTTGATTTTTGAAGGTGTCTGTAAACGTTTCAATACTAATTTTTTGCAGGGTGCCCAGATCGCCGGAAGAGCATCTCTTTATTAAAACAGCCATCTATAATTCTCCTTTTGTATAATCAATAGTCACTTGTACAATCAATAGTTCCGTTTGTTTCCCTTTTTTACATACCCCCAGTCTTTTTCCACATTGGATCTTACCTTTTGCAGCAGTTTCACCAGGGTAGCTGCCTCACTTTCGGAGAAGCCGGACAGCGCTACGCTGTTGGAATGATCGTTTTCTCTTTTGATCAGAGGGTAGACGGCTTGCCCTTTCTCTGTAGGCATCAGCCGTTTGATTTTTTTGTTATGCTGATCTTCATGTTTTTCAATAAAACCGTTACTCTCAAGCTTCTTTACAGCACGTGCGGCGGTTGTCCGGTCCACCTTAATCATTTCAGCCAGCTTCTCCTGGATGATCCCCGGATGCTCACAGATCCGCACCAGATACAGATATTGGCCCCTGGTTAGGTCGTACTGTTTAAATTCAATATTGCTGATAGAGTCCAGTGCCCGGGCAATCATTCCAACCTCGCGAAGAATCTCCTTCATAGATTGCAGCTCCATTATTCATATATTTTCCAGCCCCTCAACATTTCCCCCAAATCTCCTCCGCCACTTTTTCCTGTCTGTATATTATCAAGAACATTCTCTATGGTTTTAAAATAATATAGGATTTTTGTTGTAATTACAACAAAAATGTTCGTGAGAGGAGGTGAAAAGTCGGGGGATTGAGGTGGATATTTTATGTTAATTCACCATATGAAAAATTCATAATAGTTACAAATACAACATTCCAATAATCGTAATCCCATTTAAGCAGAAGCAGCTAACCATCAACACAATATGAACCGGAAAGCTTTTTAACTAGCTTATAACCTAATTTCATTATATGAAAAATTCATAATAGAAGAATTAAAAAAACAACCCCATCTACCTACAACCCCACATAATCAAACTCCACACCTGTTTATCTCCTTAAACCAGGAAAAAGTGAAAAATAACATCTTCACCCGGCAACGCAAATACCACAAGTGCCCGAAATCTCAAGCTATCTGAAACTTAAGCTTCATGACTAGCGGACTATATTGATGTCGCTTGGATTTTATTCTCAAATTACTTGTTGTGAAGGCTGGGAAATAGGGTTTATACTAGAGACATAGTTTAAATTTGCAATTCTCAAATCGTACAAAAAAACACCCCGGGAGGTGTCCTATGGCGTTCATGATTGCCCAGCGGGCGTTTATAAAGGTATACCTGATTACAATGGTGGAGCAGCACAAAGGGTATGGGTACCAGATGCTTGAGGATTTGCGCAGAGATTTCAAGGCTCATGGCTATTCCCCTCCCCAAAGTGAAATTTACCGAGCTCTGCATGAGCTGGTACAGCAAGGGATACTTTACCGCACCAAGCAGCTTAAGGGAAACGACCCGAAGGTCGATTTTCAGGAGATTGTCCTGTATCATTTCACTTCGGACGGGGAGGAGAAGGCCAAGCTGTATAAGAAGCAAGTGAAAGCTGACCTGGACCGTTGTCTTGGAATTCTTAATAAGGCAG is a window of Paenibacillus sp. FSL H3-0469 DNA encoding:
- the hrpB gene encoding ATP-dependent helicase HrpB, translating into MKQLPIMQVLPDLKRILTDRAAAVLIAEPGAGKTTAVPPAFLEEPWLAGKTILMLEPRRLAARSAAAYMAACLGESVGQTVGYRMRMDTRVGRNTRIVVVTEGVLTRMLQSDPSLGDVGLVIFDEFHERSLHADLGLALAFEAQSVLREDLRILVMSATLDGDRVASLLGEAPVVRCPGRTYPVDTIYMPEASNVSPEKSAAAAVNRALAEQPGDVLVFLPGEREIRRTEQELASGSLPPGTVVRPLYGQLPQPQQDAAVAPAVDGERKVVLATSIAETSLTIEGVRSVIDTGLRRTQVFSARTGMPRLTTVSVSKASADQRRGRAGRTAPGVCYRLWSREAHDHLPDDNVPEIMETDLAQLALELALWGVREPGALAWLDAPPAAPYAQATALLRQLGALDAGGAITPHGRSMAVLGAHPRIAHMLLRAADLAAAPLAARLAALLQERDLFKGPAALDSDLTLRVETLLGYERSASSGGADPAALRAVQRESRSFLAQLQAAPGEGPGDISRSGLLLSFAYPDRIGQGRGNGAFLLSGGRGAAMREGQPLARSPYIVAPGVDDRAGQSRIMLAAALSEQDLLKHHADSLLEEREVYWDSESGSVKARRVTRLGVLILKQTTHERATPEETESVLLKVIAAEGLQLLPWEKGTTQLRQRMEFMHSLRADWPDMSDEALTDTLDEWLAPFMQGMRNLRDLQRVKLTQALEGMLDWNSRQLLNKEAPTHITVPSGSRVPLDYSNPGAPVLAVRLQEMFGQTDTPRIGGGKVPVLLHLLSPARRPMQITSDLASFWQNTYFEVKKDLKGRYPKHYWPDNPLEAVPTNRTRPSK
- a CDS encoding GIY-YIG nuclease family protein, with protein sequence MTDKTRRKELGYNYAHSHRPMGVYRIVNTGNDKMFVGSSLNLDGVWNKHKFMLDIKGHDNKALQEDWNERGETGFRFEVLEQIKPEEDFVADVQELKKYRKMLPEMESKWLEQLSPYGERGYHKQK
- a CDS encoding helix-turn-helix transcriptional regulator, with protein sequence MAFMIAQRAFIKVYLITMVEQHKGYGYQMLEDLRRDFKAHGYSPPQSEIYRALHELVQQGILYRTKQLKGNDPKVDFQEIVLYHFTSDGEEKAKLYKKQVKADLDRCLGILNKAVADNF
- a CDS encoding general stress protein, encoding MTEKIIGVFDTEQEATRAIESLQSQGFTNDEISVITKDRDDLKHISEDTGTMAPEGVATGAATGGVVGGITGLLAGIGALAIPGIGPILAAGPIAATLTGAAIGVGAGGLVGGLIGLGIPEDEARDYEGYIDSGKILVLVDDNGRGRDIHTVFRGNRSLNSGRYDSLYPEDTRVGNSLGNRGAMNADRDPDLYNRDKI
- a CDS encoding SDR family NAD(P)-dependent oxidoreductase; translated protein: MSPNIAKKQRFQGKTAIITGAGSGIGRAAAIQLAREGANVALFDLVNERTSILEQKLNKLRKDCALAIDVDTSDAGRMEEAVRRTVEHFGGLDIVFANAGINGVVGPIEELSVTDWEKTLSVNLTGTFLTLKYSIPHLKEKGKGSIIITSSINGNSRFTSFGWSPYSTTKAGQVAFAKMAALELAKFKIRVNVICPGAIATNIDESTEWNDEVESIVIPIEFPEGAQPLADGPGKPENVADLVAFLASDESIHITGSQIVIDGAESLLS
- a CDS encoding DUF2087 domain-containing protein; translated protein: MRISEKFWNASIAELKQGYNVETEERTEKYHCLVCGAAFEKGLIYQDAGQYYEAEKFAALHVDRVHGGMFNWLLTLDKKLSGLTELQKGLLQAFRQSLSDAEAAKELGIGSTSTVRNHRFTLREKVKQAKLFLAVMELAEEKPGASSPFVSIPRTAVMVDERFAITEQENAEILGTYFKQGPDGPLSEFPKRQKRKAAILRHLLQRFETGRRYSEKEINAVLEAAYPDYVTLRRYLIDYGLLDREEDGSSYWVKL
- a CDS encoding transglutaminase family protein, which codes for MKIQINHTTTYSYPEPVTDSVNEIRLTPRTNYRQSCYHHEVEVHPAADLLTYEDFFGNRVHAYSVNKPHTEMVIHTKATVVTLDKAQGTDLPHIPLEEQVKLLNDEKFQNRYIEFILPTRYTEVTPELVEFASQHPFEEAEDMYEWTRKLSSTIYEQFTYDPEATSVNTTVKRALMLKRGVCQDYAHLMIAVCRSVGLPSRYVSGYHFVGDLQGGNANFEQASHAWVETHIPGTGWLGFDPTNNVEVNWRYIKLGHGRDYKDIVPVKGVYRGAAGTLTVKVDVRQLEN
- a CDS encoding GNAT family N-acetyltransferase, whose amino-acid sequence is MAVLIKRCSSGDLGTLQKISIETFTDTFKNQNSPEAIEAYIKKAFHTEQLKKECTNRNTEFYFIYYNEEIAGYLKVNAEDAQSENMGEDSLEVERIYIRRPFHRLGLGKLLIEKAVELAVEKNKRKLWLGVWEQNGNAISFYNNMNFVQTGVHSFYMGDEEQTDLIMTRIIR
- a CDS encoding circularly permuted type 2 ATP-grasp protein; its protein translation is MSKLDPLPGLSPYPLQHFYDEMYADERNVRPHYKHVNRMFTGMSPEELQGKQKLMQRRMMEEGITFTLYNPAQDQPMERTIPFDMIPRIIPKGEWERLEAGIVQRITALNLFIHDIYHEQYIVKDGIVPRRMIISNCYFRPEMSGLRVPGGAYITTSGIDLIRHHDGGYYVLEDNLRTPSGFSYLFKGRSLMNQLFPELSFASSIRDVDHSLNRFLSVLRSLSPSRTKDPVIALLTPGEYNSAYYEHAFLAQQMGIHLVEGRDLVAQDHKIYLKVMNGLRKVDVLYRRLDDDFIDPLAFQPSSLLGVAGLMNAYRAGNIAIANAPGTGVADDKAMYVYVPDMIRYYLNEEPILSNVPTYLLSRPQERQYVLDHLSEMVVKETSLSGGYGMLIGSEATKDEIIDFRLKILAEPERYIAQPIMSLSRAPVMSEGSMAPRHIDLRAFVLMGADRKPHVIPGGLTRVAMREGSLVVNSSQGGGVKDTWVMA
- a CDS encoding MarR family transcriptional regulator — encoded protein: MKEILREVGMIARALDSISNIEFKQYDLTRGQYLYLVRICEHPGIIQEKLAEMIKVDRTTAARAVKKLESNGFIEKHEDQHNKKIKRLMPTEKGQAVYPLIKRENDHSNSVALSGFSESEAATLVKLLQKVRSNVEKDWGYVKKGNKRNY
- a CDS encoding alpha-E domain-containing protein, encoding MLNRNAEALFWIGRYIERAENHARLIDVHYHIQQEKDFQEEGHKWSRLIDALGVRSEYLQQFESFNEQDVLSFITLDMGNTNSLFSCVHQARNNLRTLRQHLPSELWDIVNGFNLWLGEQSVADIMRSPHQFYQQVKERAAMFLGAEQSVMLRGNEWHFIESGRFLERAENTTRILQTVTVSCKSKDISSIYTQLQAVLKSVSGYQSFRRYYADDMSPECILEFLIVNPFFPRSIRFSFHKLEEHLAKLELDTAEKGSGHEKVIRQAGKIKAELDYMEKDEMSGDLALDVLDSLMISCQRLGRTMDGAFFRREGVSV
- a CDS encoding DnaJ family domain-containing protein — translated: MAILSWLAEQRIQEAMRSGEFANLPGHGKPLELEDLSGVPEELRMSYKIMKNAGLLPEELTLRAECVTLEELLVACHRSGNSTAGERKELEGKLSLKRLRLQMLLQERGLEGNAAYADYGDAVGLRLAGAERDGRE